TTAATCGAAGAAAAAGGTTATGCAAGGGTTTCGGATATTGCGGAGGCATTGCAAGTGCATCCTTCTTCCGTGACGAAAATGGTTCAAAAATTAGATTTAAAAGAATATCTTGTCTATGAAAAATATCGTGGCCTCGTCTTGACTGCGAAAGGAAAGAAAATCGGGAAACGCCTGGTTTATCGTCATGAACTTTTGGAATCCTTTATGAAAATCATTGGTGTGAATGAAGAAGGTATTTATGAAGATGTCGAGGGGATTGAGCATCATCTCAGTTGGGATGCAATTGACCGGATCGGGGACCTTGTTCAATATTTTGAAGAAATGCCCGAGCGCGTGGATGATTTGAGAGACATACAACGAAAAAATGATCAGGAGAATGATCCATCCAATTCATAAGTAAGAGCACTGGAATCTTCGTTCCGGTGCTCT
This Salisediminibacterium beveridgei DNA region includes the following protein-coding sequences:
- the mntR gene encoding transcriptional regulator MntR — translated: MPTPSMEDYLERIYILIEEKGYARVSDIAEALQVHPSSVTKMVQKLDLKEYLVYEKYRGLVLTAKGKKIGKRLVYRHELLESFMKIIGVNEEGIYEDVEGIEHHLSWDAIDRIGDLVQYFEEMPERVDDLRDIQRKNDQENDPSNS